In Microtus pennsylvanicus isolate mMicPen1 chromosome 12, mMicPen1.hap1, whole genome shotgun sequence, the following proteins share a genomic window:
- the Dpp9 gene encoding dipeptidyl peptidase 9 isoform X2, with protein sequence MSGGVSPAEQVAAGDMDDAAARFCVQKHSWDGLRSIIHGSRKSSGLIISKAPHDFQFVQKPDESGPHSHRLYYLGMPYGSRENSLLYSEIPKKVRKEALLLLSWKQMLDHFQATPHHGVYSREEELLRERKRLGVFGITSYDFHSESGLFLFQASNSLFHCRDGGKNGFMVSPMKPLEIKTQCSGPRMDPKICPADPAFFSFINNNDLWVANIETGEERRLTFCHQGSANVLDDPKSAGVATFVIQEEFDRFTACWWCPTASWEGSEGLKTLRILYEEVDESEVEVIHVPSPALEERKTDSYRYPRTGSKNPKIALKLAEIQTDEQGKIVSSCEKELVQPFSSLFPKVEYIARAGWTRDGRYAWAMFLDRPQQRLQLVLLPPALFIPSPETEAQRKAAARAVPRNVQPFVIYEEVTNVWINVHDIFHPFPQAEGQQDFAFLRANECKTGFCHLYKVTVDLKTSDYDWTEPLSPTEDEFKCPVKEEVALTSGEWEVLSRHGSKIWVNEQTKLVYFQGTKDTPLEHHLYVVSYESAGEIVRLTTPGFSHSCSMSQNFDMFVSHYSSVSTPPCVHVYKLSGPDDDPLHKQPRFWASMMESANCPPDYVPPEIFHFHTRADVQLYGMIYKPHTLQPGRKHPTVLFVYGGPQVQLVNNSFKGIKYLRLNTLASLGYAVVVIDGRGSCQRGLRFEGALKNQMGQVEIEDQVEGLQYVAEKYGFIDLSRVAIHGWSYGGFLSLMGLIHKPHVFKVAIAGAPVTVWMAYDTGYTERYMDVPENNQQGYEAGSVALHVEKLPNEPNRLLILHGFLDENVHFFHTNFLVSQLIRAGKPYQLQIYPNERHSIRCPESGEHYEVTLLHFLQEHL encoded by the exons ATGTCCGGCGGGGTCTCCCCAGCTGAGCAGGTGGCGGCAGGCGACATGGACGACGCGGCAGCGCGCTTCTGTGTACAGAAGCACTCCTGGGACGGGCTGCGCAGCATCATCCACGGCAGCCGCAAGTCATCGGGCCTCATTATCAGCAAGGCCCCCCATGACTTCCAGTTCGTGCAGAAGCCTGATGAGTCTGGCCCCCACTCCCACCGCCTCTACTACCTGG GAATGCCGTATGGCAGCCGCGAGAACTCCCTCCTCTACTCCGAGATCCCCAAGAAGGTGCGGAAGGAGGCCCTCCTGCTGCTGTCTTGGAAGCAGATGCTGGACCACTTCCAG GCCACGCCCCACCACGGCGTCTACTCTCGAGAGGAGGAGCTGCTGCGGGAACGCAAGCGCCTGGGCGTCTTCGGCATCACCTCCTACGACTTCCACAGTGAGAGCggcctcttcctcttccaggcCAGCAATAGCCTGTTCCATTGCAGGGACGGCGGCAAGAATGGCTTCATG GTGTCCCCTATGAAGCCACTGGAGATCAAGACCCAGTGCTCCGGGCCGCGCATGGATCCCAAGATCTGTCCCGCAGACCCtgccttcttctccttcatcaaCAACAATGACCTGTGGGTGGCCAACATCGAGACTGGAGAGGAACGGCGGCTCACCTTCTGCCACCAGG GCTCAGCCAATGTCCTGGACGATCCCAAGTCTGCAGGTGTGGCCACCTTCGTCATCCAGGAGGAGTTTGACCGCTTCACTGCATGCTGGTGGTGCCCGACAGCCTCTTGGGAAG GCTCTGAAGGCCTCAAGACGCTGCGTATCCTGTATGAAGAGGTGGATGAGTCTGAGGTGGAGGTCATCCATGTGCCCTCCCCTGCcttggaggagaggaagactgATTCCTACCGCTACCCCAGGACAG GCAGCAAGAATCCGAAGATCGCCCTGAAGCTGGCTGAGATCCAGACAGATGAGCAGGGCAAG ATCGTGTCGAGCTGCGAGAAGGAGCTGGTGCAGCCGTTCAGTTCCCTCTTCCCCAAGGTGGAGTACATCGCCCGGGCTGGCTGGACACGGGATGGCAGATA CGCCTGGGCCATGTTCCTGGACCGTCCCCAGCAGCGACTCCAGCTTGTCCTCCTACCGCCAGCCCTCTTCATCCCGTCCCCGGAGACCGAGGCCCAGCGGAAGGCAGCTGCCAGAGCCGTCCCCAGGAATGTGCAGCCCTTCGTCATTTATGAAGAAGTCACCAACGTCTGGATCAAC GTCCATGACATCTTCCACCCGTTCCCGCAGGCCGAGGGCCAGCAGGATTTCGCCTTCCTCCGTGCCAACGAGTGTAAGACTGGCTTCTGCCACCTGTACAAGGTCACTGTGGACCTGAAAACCAGCGACTATGACTGGACAGAACCCCTCAGCCCCACAGAAG ACGAGTTCAAGTGCCCCGTCAAGGAGGAGGTCGCGCTGACCAGTGGCGAGTGGGAGGTTTTGTCAAGACATGGCTCCAAG ATCTGGGTCAATGAACAGACGAAGCTGGTGTACTTCCAAGGCACCAAGGACACGCCCCTGGAGCACCACCTCTACGTGGTCAGCTACGAGTCCGCTGGCGAGATCGTGCGgctcaccacacctggcttctcccACAGCTGTTCCATGAGTCAG AACTTCGACATGTTTGTGAGTCACTACAGCAGCGTGAGCACGCCGCCCTGTGTGCACGTGTACAAGCTGAGCGGCCCTGACGACGACCCGCTGCACAAGCAGCCACGCTTCTGGGCCAGCATGATGGAGTCAGCCA ACTGCCCCCCGGACTACGTGCCCCCTGAGATCTTCCACTTCCACACCCGTGCTGATGTGCAGCTCTACGGCATGATCTACAAGCCACACACCCTGCAGCCGGGAAGGAAGCACCCCACTGTGCTCTTCGTCTATGGGGGCCCACAG GTGCAGCTGGTGAACAACTCCTTCAAGGGCATCAAGTACCTGCGGCTGAACACGCTGGCGTCCCTGGGCTACGCTGTGGTGGTGATCGATGGCCGGGGTTCCTGTCAACGGGGCCTGAGATTTGAGGGGGCCCTGAAAAACCAGATG GGCCAGGTGGAGATTGAGGACCAGGTGGAAGGCTTGCAGTACGTGGCCGAGAAGTATGGCTTCATCGACCTCAGTCGTGTCGCCATCCACGGCTGGTCCTACGGTGGTTTCCTCTCACTCATGGGGCTCATCCACAAACCACACGTGTTCAAG GTAGCCATTGCGGGTGCTCCCGTCACTGTGTGGATGGCCTATGACACAGGGTACACAGAACGGTACATGGATGTCCCCGAGAACAACCAGCAAGGCTATGAGGCAGGGTCGGTGGCCCTGCATGTGGAGAAGCTGCCCAATGA acCTAACCGCCTGCTCATCCTACATGGCTTCCTGGATGAAAATGTCCACTTTTTCCACACAAACTTCCTCGTGTCCCAGCTGATCCGGGCAGGGAAGCCGTACCAGCTCCAG aTCTACCCCAACGAGAGACACAGCATCCGCTGCCCCGAGTCTGGGGAGCACTATGAGGTGACATTGCTGCACTTCCTGCAGGAGCACCTCTGA
- the Dpp9 gene encoding dipeptidyl peptidase 9 isoform X1, with protein MLAAPRGWEAQLESNQVDRVRPHRRRLPPAWKVRAPRLQLPWKLLGPFRSFSLPSQESPRMSGGVSPAEQVAAGDMDDAAARFCVQKHSWDGLRSIIHGSRKSSGLIISKAPHDFQFVQKPDESGPHSHRLYYLGMPYGSRENSLLYSEIPKKVRKEALLLLSWKQMLDHFQATPHHGVYSREEELLRERKRLGVFGITSYDFHSESGLFLFQASNSLFHCRDGGKNGFMVSPMKPLEIKTQCSGPRMDPKICPADPAFFSFINNNDLWVANIETGEERRLTFCHQGSANVLDDPKSAGVATFVIQEEFDRFTACWWCPTASWEGSEGLKTLRILYEEVDESEVEVIHVPSPALEERKTDSYRYPRTGSKNPKIALKLAEIQTDEQGKIVSSCEKELVQPFSSLFPKVEYIARAGWTRDGRYAWAMFLDRPQQRLQLVLLPPALFIPSPETEAQRKAAARAVPRNVQPFVIYEEVTNVWINVHDIFHPFPQAEGQQDFAFLRANECKTGFCHLYKVTVDLKTSDYDWTEPLSPTEDEFKCPVKEEVALTSGEWEVLSRHGSKIWVNEQTKLVYFQGTKDTPLEHHLYVVSYESAGEIVRLTTPGFSHSCSMSQNFDMFVSHYSSVSTPPCVHVYKLSGPDDDPLHKQPRFWASMMESANCPPDYVPPEIFHFHTRADVQLYGMIYKPHTLQPGRKHPTVLFVYGGPQVQLVNNSFKGIKYLRLNTLASLGYAVVVIDGRGSCQRGLRFEGALKNQMGQVEIEDQVEGLQYVAEKYGFIDLSRVAIHGWSYGGFLSLMGLIHKPHVFKVAIAGAPVTVWMAYDTGYTERYMDVPENNQQGYEAGSVALHVEKLPNEPNRLLILHGFLDENVHFFHTNFLVSQLIRAGKPYQLQIYPNERHSIRCPESGEHYEVTLLHFLQEHL; from the exons CTTCTCGCTGCCGTCACAGGAGTCCCCGAGGATGTCCGGCGGGGTCTCCCCAGCTGAGCAGGTGGCGGCAGGCGACATGGACGACGCGGCAGCGCGCTTCTGTGTACAGAAGCACTCCTGGGACGGGCTGCGCAGCATCATCCACGGCAGCCGCAAGTCATCGGGCCTCATTATCAGCAAGGCCCCCCATGACTTCCAGTTCGTGCAGAAGCCTGATGAGTCTGGCCCCCACTCCCACCGCCTCTACTACCTGG GAATGCCGTATGGCAGCCGCGAGAACTCCCTCCTCTACTCCGAGATCCCCAAGAAGGTGCGGAAGGAGGCCCTCCTGCTGCTGTCTTGGAAGCAGATGCTGGACCACTTCCAG GCCACGCCCCACCACGGCGTCTACTCTCGAGAGGAGGAGCTGCTGCGGGAACGCAAGCGCCTGGGCGTCTTCGGCATCACCTCCTACGACTTCCACAGTGAGAGCggcctcttcctcttccaggcCAGCAATAGCCTGTTCCATTGCAGGGACGGCGGCAAGAATGGCTTCATG GTGTCCCCTATGAAGCCACTGGAGATCAAGACCCAGTGCTCCGGGCCGCGCATGGATCCCAAGATCTGTCCCGCAGACCCtgccttcttctccttcatcaaCAACAATGACCTGTGGGTGGCCAACATCGAGACTGGAGAGGAACGGCGGCTCACCTTCTGCCACCAGG GCTCAGCCAATGTCCTGGACGATCCCAAGTCTGCAGGTGTGGCCACCTTCGTCATCCAGGAGGAGTTTGACCGCTTCACTGCATGCTGGTGGTGCCCGACAGCCTCTTGGGAAG GCTCTGAAGGCCTCAAGACGCTGCGTATCCTGTATGAAGAGGTGGATGAGTCTGAGGTGGAGGTCATCCATGTGCCCTCCCCTGCcttggaggagaggaagactgATTCCTACCGCTACCCCAGGACAG GCAGCAAGAATCCGAAGATCGCCCTGAAGCTGGCTGAGATCCAGACAGATGAGCAGGGCAAG ATCGTGTCGAGCTGCGAGAAGGAGCTGGTGCAGCCGTTCAGTTCCCTCTTCCCCAAGGTGGAGTACATCGCCCGGGCTGGCTGGACACGGGATGGCAGATA CGCCTGGGCCATGTTCCTGGACCGTCCCCAGCAGCGACTCCAGCTTGTCCTCCTACCGCCAGCCCTCTTCATCCCGTCCCCGGAGACCGAGGCCCAGCGGAAGGCAGCTGCCAGAGCCGTCCCCAGGAATGTGCAGCCCTTCGTCATTTATGAAGAAGTCACCAACGTCTGGATCAAC GTCCATGACATCTTCCACCCGTTCCCGCAGGCCGAGGGCCAGCAGGATTTCGCCTTCCTCCGTGCCAACGAGTGTAAGACTGGCTTCTGCCACCTGTACAAGGTCACTGTGGACCTGAAAACCAGCGACTATGACTGGACAGAACCCCTCAGCCCCACAGAAG ACGAGTTCAAGTGCCCCGTCAAGGAGGAGGTCGCGCTGACCAGTGGCGAGTGGGAGGTTTTGTCAAGACATGGCTCCAAG ATCTGGGTCAATGAACAGACGAAGCTGGTGTACTTCCAAGGCACCAAGGACACGCCCCTGGAGCACCACCTCTACGTGGTCAGCTACGAGTCCGCTGGCGAGATCGTGCGgctcaccacacctggcttctcccACAGCTGTTCCATGAGTCAG AACTTCGACATGTTTGTGAGTCACTACAGCAGCGTGAGCACGCCGCCCTGTGTGCACGTGTACAAGCTGAGCGGCCCTGACGACGACCCGCTGCACAAGCAGCCACGCTTCTGGGCCAGCATGATGGAGTCAGCCA ACTGCCCCCCGGACTACGTGCCCCCTGAGATCTTCCACTTCCACACCCGTGCTGATGTGCAGCTCTACGGCATGATCTACAAGCCACACACCCTGCAGCCGGGAAGGAAGCACCCCACTGTGCTCTTCGTCTATGGGGGCCCACAG GTGCAGCTGGTGAACAACTCCTTCAAGGGCATCAAGTACCTGCGGCTGAACACGCTGGCGTCCCTGGGCTACGCTGTGGTGGTGATCGATGGCCGGGGTTCCTGTCAACGGGGCCTGAGATTTGAGGGGGCCCTGAAAAACCAGATG GGCCAGGTGGAGATTGAGGACCAGGTGGAAGGCTTGCAGTACGTGGCCGAGAAGTATGGCTTCATCGACCTCAGTCGTGTCGCCATCCACGGCTGGTCCTACGGTGGTTTCCTCTCACTCATGGGGCTCATCCACAAACCACACGTGTTCAAG GTAGCCATTGCGGGTGCTCCCGTCACTGTGTGGATGGCCTATGACACAGGGTACACAGAACGGTACATGGATGTCCCCGAGAACAACCAGCAAGGCTATGAGGCAGGGTCGGTGGCCCTGCATGTGGAGAAGCTGCCCAATGA acCTAACCGCCTGCTCATCCTACATGGCTTCCTGGATGAAAATGTCCACTTTTTCCACACAAACTTCCTCGTGTCCCAGCTGATCCGGGCAGGGAAGCCGTACCAGCTCCAG aTCTACCCCAACGAGAGACACAGCATCCGCTGCCCCGAGTCTGGGGAGCACTATGAGGTGACATTGCTGCACTTCCTGCAGGAGCACCTCTGA
- the Mydgf gene encoding myeloid-derived growth factor — MVAPSGAVWTALLLVTAALALAGAVSEPTTVPFDVRPGGVVHSFSQDVGPGGKFTCTFTYASQGGTNEQWQMSLGTSEDSQHFTCTIWRPQGKSYLYFTQFKAEVRGAEIEYAMAYSKAAFERESDVPLKNEEFEVAKTAVSHRPGAFKSELSKLVIVAKAARSEL; from the exons ATGGTGGCGCCCAGCGGAGCCGTCTGGACCGCGCTGCTCCTGGTGACCGCGGCACTGGCGTTGGCGGGCGCCGTGTCCGAGCCCACCACCGTGCCGTTTGACGTGAGGCCCGGAGGCGTCGTCCATTCCTTCTCCCAGGACGTAGGGCCCGGG ggCAAGTTTACATGTACGTTCACATACGCTTCCCAAGGAGGGACCAATGAG CAATGGCAGATGAGCCTGGGGACGAGCGAAGATAGTCAGCACTTCACTTGTACCATCTGGAG GCCTCAGGGGAAGTCCTACCTGTACTTCACACAGTTCAAGGCCGAGGTCCGGGGTGCTGAGATCGAGTATGCCATGGCCTAC TCCAAAGCTGCgtttgagagagagagtgatGTCCCCCTTAAAAACGAGGAATTTGAAGTGGCCAAGACAGCAG TGTCTCACAGGCCTGGGGCCTTCAAGTCTGAGCTCTCCAAGCTTGTGATCGTAGCCAAGGCAGCACGCTCAGAGCTGTGA
- the Tnfaip8l1 gene encoding tumor necrosis factor alpha-induced protein 8-like protein 1 encodes MDTFSTKSLALQAQKKVLSKMASKAMVAVFADDTSSEILDELYQATKEFTRSRKEAQRVVKNLVKVAVKLAVLLRAGQLDGDELAQLRRFQGRMRSLAMTALSFHQVDFTFDRRVLAAGLLECRDLLHQATGPHLTAKSHGRINHVFGHLANGDFLAALYGPAEPYRSHLGRICDGLGRMLDEGGI; translated from the coding sequence ATGGACACCTTCAGCACGAAGAGCCTGGCCCTGCAGGCCCAGAAGAAAGTGCTCAGCAAGATGGCCTCTAAGGCCATGGTGGCCGTGTTTGCGGACGACACCAGCAGCGAGATCCTGGACGAACTGTACCAGGCCACCAAGGAGTTCACCCGCAGCCGGAAGGAGGCACAGAGGGTGGTGAAGAACCTGGTGAAGGTGGCCGTGAAGCTGGCCGTGCTGCTGCGGGCGGGTCAGCTGGACGGGGACGAGCTGGCCCAGCTGCGAAGGTTCCAGGGCCGCATGCGCAGCCTGGCCATGACGGCCCTCAGCTTCCACCAGGTGGACTTCACCTTCGACCGGCGCGTGCTGGCCGCGGGGCTGCTGGAGTGCCGGGACCTGCTGCACCAGGCCACCGGCCCTCACCTCACCGCCAAGTCCCACGGCCGCATCAACCACGTCTTCGGCCACTTAGCCAACGGCGACTTCCTGGCCGCGCTGTACGGCCCGGCAGAGCCGTATCGGAGCCACCTGGGCCGCATCTGCGACGGCCTTGGAAGAATGTTGGACGAGGGCGGCATCTGA